The window CCATCTGTCTCTGATCACACAGCACTGTAGAGACACTTTGATTGCCACAGCAGAAAGGAAGGGAGGGAAGGAGAAAACTGGAGGGAAGGAGAATAGCATGACTTAAATGCTGAAGAGACCTGATGATGTAGGCTAATTAGCAATCTAAGTTATAAAGGGGGGTCAAATTTGAGGAAGTTTTAATAACTTTGTCTTTTGTTTGCAGATGTTTAGgacaaaaaaactattttttttgggATCaatttatgcaaaatccttgtCAAATGATTAATTTGCTACTAtatttccgataacagtctcatggagaggatgttcagggttgtccataattataTCATAATTATATATGGTAACAAGCAAAAGTTTAGCTGAATTAAACAAGCTAAAATAACCTAGTCTCCTACCTCTGATGATCGATACTGCGCTCCAGAAAATCTAGTCAATGTGGTCTCACTGTACGCCTCACGTCTCAGTCTTATGTGACCTCATCAGTCAGGTCGCTGTGCCCTGAGCCAATCGAACTTGAACATAAGGAAACAGATTTGACTATAGGAATAGACTAAACTTATTTCACCTTGATGTTTTTCTAGAGGTGAGAAGTAAGAAGTGTAGTTGCCTTATTTTGATTCATATTAGAGCCATGAGGCCTCAGTTCAAATTTTGGTCCAAGTTGTCATGAGGAAATCACTCAACTGCACATCCTGGTTAACGTAACATCTTTCCGCCTTTATTCAACATCACCTACATTGCAAACTTTTCCAAGTGTAACGTTCAACAAAGCTGTGAAGTTGTAGTAGCTCCGGACATAGTGTGTGTTTCTTGCATCTTCTTGAGATTTTCTACTGCTCTTTTCTGAGAAAACAGATTTctgagacattttttttatgcTGGCAAGTTTTTACATCTGTTGTGATGCgcaaccatggcaacaggaaagTTGTTAGCCTGTTGGAGCcaactgagctttccaaagcccgAGTAATGCCTGGAAAGAGGAGACGTCTATAATGCAGAGCAGCAACTAAATGGAGAAAAAGATCATTGCTGGAAATATGAGCTCAATGGAAAATAAAGTGGACAAAGTTGGATccctgatgaggacacagcaggaatatcaggaaaGGAATATTCTTTTTCCCTTATCGAGACATGGGAGCAGGAACTCCAACATCTTTCTACTCAGCCTTAAGACTATAtgacagacagagactgcagacagaggtaACAGTGAAGGAGGGATTACAGAGCTTGTttacaacagatggtgtaatcctggacatgatACTGAGAAGGAGCATCTCTGCTCCCCAGTTGATGATCTGTTGGCTGTGAGTTCCTCTCCATGTTGCCTCCTGAGAGAGTTCTCCTGTAGTACCTGCCGATGCTGCAAATGTactcatcagctaagttgttggCAAGCTTCAAAGCTACTATTTTTATATTTGggacatacagtatatatatatatatatatatatatatatatatatgaatggTTAGATTACAATATTTGGCCTTGTGCACATGTAAGATAGTAAAACTATATAAAGTGCATCATCTAAAACAGCTGTGACAAACGGTAGCCAGAGTTAACAGGCCActaatccaaaatgctgcatACAAAGGAGCAAGAGTAAAACTGTTGTCTTTTAACAGGCATTGTGCAGTATATCTTTGTTGTTATTTGTGTTTGTACATAACAGCTTCGTGAAATGTTTGTAAATTCTTGAAGTAGAGCTTATTGCACTTGTTCTTCATCCTTTTcattagtgttttttttagggctgggctagttaactcgttattatcgtgttaacgcatggattatttaacgccgataattaTTTAATCGGGCATtaaggcatgtttttttttaaatatatttttgggggggcttttgtgtctttaatggatgggaaagttcagagagacaggaagcagggggcagagagaaggggaacgacacgcagcacaggactgtctgatgtgggacttgaaccggggccagctgtagCGAGGAGGACTATatcctcttgtacatggggtgtctgctcaacccactacgccacaaaccacccctgttttatagggttttattttgtaaaagtctgtccggaaaagaaagtaattggcggatccaccaaacatggagaagggtacggaacttttactcggccattttcattttaaagttcttccagacggcggagtcgacagaaccaaagtcatctgtaaacactgccaagttgaattgtcttctcagcgtagtagttccagtctaaaatatcacttaaaggcaaaacgcacaactgataccagcgagtcattcaaggaaacagacagtggagcgaggcttctacataaaaactacagaaagatgctgatgttaaaagtgtgtttgcacaacaaatgttatggcactttcattcatatggcagcacatttaaaataaaactaaatgctaaaggctatacactacttttgaattcatttttggattttgcgtacaaatgcgatgaatcgtgattaatcagggaaatcatgtgattaattagattaaaaattttaatcgttgcccagcctttgtttttttacaatCAAAATTAGTTTGTGTTTGATATCCCTATGTGCTCATCATTACCATATCTACATCTAGTACCTGTCTGCAAATATGGCCACACAACCCAGAAAGCACTAAGCCATAACATAGTTCCCCAGTCTTCATGGTACTATGATAACACCCAAAAGGCCACTACATCAATCTGTACAGGACACAACATCAGTCCGAAATGTAGTACATTCCATGATGATATCTCAGGTATTGTGATAATCTGCCTACCATTGTGTGTTACGTTTTTGTACCATAGTGCCATATCTATTCAGGCTGCTATCAAAAAACACTGAGAATACTAACATAAAAGCATAAAGTCTGTCTTTCATAAGGCAGCGTTTAACCATCTAATGTTTGATACAAATAATCCCTTTTTTTATTACATATATACTGTATTACTGTAAGTGATTCATACTGAGCCTTTTAAAGGCATTTTTTGTCATAAATTGAATCATTCTAACATTGCATCTCAAGGAATTGTAATGTTATCATAAGATTAATCTCGCTGTCTCTAACTGCTACAACACCAGTACAGTCTGATGGCAGCTCGTTAAACAGTCACCAAATGTGAAAGCTTCACAAAAGATGTTCTTGTTGATTTGTATTATTGGGCACGGCTTCCTTTTTACAGAGAGGAATGCTGTTTTAGCATTCCAAAACATTCATAACACGAGTTTTTACCTGTTTTAACAGCTGGAAGAGTCGAGATGTGGAAGTTTGAAGGGTGTCGTTCACGTGACCCAAGTTTGTCTTACTAAAAGTGAATTTATTGCTTTCAAACTTGTGCTTGAATAAAATAACTTTAGTTTTTATGCCTATTACATAATTTGCCCTGAGCAGCTTTTGTCTGAGCAGATTAAATCCGCTATTTGCTGGAAACCTGAGATGGAAACCAgcttttgtttgtctgtgtgaaaGTGAAGACCTGCTTTCAATAAAAAAACTACTGACAATTTTAGAAGCATTTCGTGGATGCCTTGTCAGGACAGGAGTGTCACTTCTCACATATTACAGGTCAGTCCATTCAGAATGAACAATTCAGTATCATAAGTCAAAAGGAGGGGGCTGTGGTGGTTTTGCACCGTCACCTCATAGTGAGAGAGTTCCAGGTTaaactcctggctggggcctttctatgtggagtttgcatgttctccccgtgtatgcgcgggttctctccgggtactccggcttcctcccaaaaacatgcatgttaggttaattggtgactctaaaattgtccttaggactgtgtgtggttgtttgtctcgtttgtctctgtgatggactggcggcctgtccagggtgtcccGCCTCACGTCTGATGatcgctgggataggctccagcccccccgcggcccgaccgacggattaagcgggtatagaaaatggatggatggatgtcaaAAGGAGAATActctgttttaaaaagtaatttctGACAGCCTTCTGAAACGCTTGACACCCCTGAACCTGTGATGCCCATGAGTGTTTCTCTGACATTTGCAGCCGTCCACCTGCTGTCTGGAAATTCAATCTTTCAGCAAACGTGCAACACGTCAAGATATTTGCCTTCAAAAAGTGTAAGTCAGAGAAAGACAAAATGGAGATGCTATTCCtaagagaaggaaaaaagacagaggaaaaaaaggagacTTATTCAGTCTGAGAACACATTAAAAATGTGACATTCAAACAGCTGCACCGAGGCAGCTGCTGCTTTGTGAGGAAGCCAGTATCTCTGAGCCTTACctcaaacacacgcacactttCTCTTTAATGTAGTCCAGGCCTGTAAAATTACTTCTGCTTATGAATTCTGAATAAGGAGGGCTATACATAATAAAAAGCCGTATTCATTTCGACTGCTACGTTAACACATTTTTCCCCTCAACTTTATGGAGAGTGTCAGTTTGTGTCCGTGAACCTGCAGAGTGGCAAACAGGATCACCTTTCCACATCATTCGTGTTTCACTTTCTAAATACATCCACTGGAGTTTTGTAGATTTTTCTGGGATCACCGCTAAGCTCAACGCACTTCCTTGACCACATATACTCGAAACACATTGTGAAGAACAAACCTGTTTTGTCTCACTTTGTCTATCAGCATACAGTATGTCAGTgcttcacacactcacatacactCTTAGATAAGGATGTAAAGTCCTGAAAGCAATGCTTTTAGTTTGGAGGGGCTGGACATTCTCTTCGTAGGTAAACCtcctgtagaaaaaaaaaaactagcagtGTTATTACGAAAGCCACGTCCAAGCAAGATGCCACTATGGTGGGTGTCTTCCATGAAGTCTTCTCTGAGACTTTTCAGCGAGGTAGAGAAATAAAATATCCTCACTGGTTCAAAGAATAGCTGTCCTTTGGCACCAGATGTCAAAAGTACCACGAAGCTTCTTCTGCAGACATAAATTTGAATAAATTTTTGGCTTGAGCTGCTTTCTATTAAGTAGAGGTGCAAATATTCTCATTCGGCACATGTAGTAAACTCAGATATTTGATGGCCAGTACTGATATTTCTGGATTACAGCTCCCAGTGGTCGATTACAGCGTGTTATCACCATTTTACAACAGcaggctgaagctgtgatttCAGCAGAGCACACAAGGTTTTATGTCTGACAGCTcagcttttatttttatggGTGTATGAAGGCTGATGCCAATATCTGTTGGAATGAACTTGCCAAAAAGCCGATATTTTGTGTTGACATCCAGTGTCTGAAAAATAAGCCTTTTTCAAAATTCTAAGAGCCTCTCCTCTCTCAATGTCCTTGTCTGGGTTCAACACACTCAGTATTTGTTGGATTTGACAAAAATAACCATGATAACACATCTTTGAAGTTTCCTGATATGACGTTTGAATGGATGCATATGACCTTCAGAAGAAAAAGTGGGTTACCATCTCATAATTGTGAGAGGGACCTGAATAATTATGATATCTGGATTGAAAAATTACAAGCAAAGAacttaaaatgcttaaaaactgTGTAAAAATACTTAACTGGCACTTTGCAGgcttaaaaatgttaaaagctGTTGTTAACATCTATCCATGGAGAGATTACTGAATAGGCCTGCCAGATCCAGGACCCCCATGGGGGCCACTGTTCTCATCCATGAAGCATATACATTTATCCCACAAAGAGACACACGCACAAAAAAAATTGATGCAAAAGAGACGTAAAATGTTTACAACATGACAAGAAGCCAACAAATAAGACACAGCAATCAAAACGTAAAGTAAAGCAGCAAcaaaaaaatcacttcaaagATGAGGAAACTTACCAAAATGATTCTAAAAAGGGACCGAGTGGCCAACAACCGAAAACAGATCAAAAAATTGCCagcatgaaaaacagaaaactcaaagcGATGTATAAGACCATAGAGTGGTTGACACTACAACCCAAAAGAGATaatcaaatgcaaaacaaacaGAGATGTAAAACAACTAAATCCGGCCCATCAAAATgcagcaaaaaacaaccttggaGAGACAGAAAATGACCACAAGGTTGCAACATACACTGTTGTGaatacaaaacaaccacaaatccAATTTACAtggtttgtggttgtttttatgtctttttcaGTGTGGATGACATATGCTTTGTTTACATACAGCTATGTTTGATGTCCATAATATGCAGTCTGGCTATCCATGTGCTCCAGCTATGCTGTGCTGAGCATCACTACGTCAATAAAAACATGATAAGGAAAATGATTTATGTTCAGTTGTTCACAACATGGCTAAACCTTATGAGATGGGAGAAACAAATGGACAATAGTTTCCTCCCTGTTTTTGTTATTTGAGCCGTCCAGAATAGGAAGGAGCCTTGCAGATATGAGGATGTGACAGACAGACAAGTGTTAGTACCGAACACTGACAAACAGGAAGGTGTTGTGGGGTAAAGTGTGTTAGAGACACGCAGTGAAACATGGTGATTTGTTCCCCCTAGGGTTCGTATTTTATTCATTAGGACTTGATGCATCCAAGTATAGGATCATTCGGTTTTGGCACCTTTaaagttttcattttcaatttgaacaacacattaaaaatcaaaagaaacaaagaaatgacTAAGGCTGTGtgagttttaaaaacaaaataaatcacatacagacatatatttatatatttataaagaAATCAaccaaactgtttaaaaaagcaGTTTTGTTCAATGTAGATTGTTTGGTTTTGTCTCACAAATGTAATAAGATAAAATCAGCtaaataaaaaagagagaaacataagaaaaacacacatgaaaacGTTAATACTTTAAACTCTAGCGCTTTTGCTTTTTTCCCCTTATGATTATTAACCTTTAAAACTTAAGTTTCTCAAGAGCAGATTTGCTGTAATTTTATAGCATGCATTTAATTTCTGAAATTGTGAGTCACTTAGCTTTTCTTGTTCTATTTaatttttaacatgtttttgtttttgtgtctggcgtcctcttcttttccttcCCCTCTGCTCCTTCCTTTTTATTTCGCAGAAGTCATGTTTGGAGTCTTTGCTTGGCGAGCTTTGACCCCTTTGCTTGGCTCTTTCTGCTGAGGGGTTCAATTCTCCTGTTACGACCCCTcccaccaaaaaaaagaaagagaacagAGACTGAGAAAAAGACGAGAAGGTTCTGTTAAAAGAATAGATATTATTCTACTGTTGACTGTCTGCGTCGGCCTCTGGTGGCAACAGTTACTGTACTGCTGCTACCTAAAGGACCTTCTCTTGTTCTTGACCTTCAAATGAACAGATGCTAAAAGAGTCTTTTCTCATGTTACCAAACAGCACTTGGTTTtgttaacttttttcttttttttttttttgcttaggtAAAGTCTGTTATCTCTTGATTATTAatgtaataatttatttataaaagtaatatatatgtatacatatacatacgtatacatatatatacatatatatacatatatatatatacatatatatatatatgtatatatatatttagtacCTTTGTTAGAGATTACAGATTGGGGTAATTCTTACTAAATCCCAAACTGTAACAATTCACAGTTTTAATGcaaaaaaattaacaaatgagtcaataaataaaagaggtgTATGTCTGAGTGGTGGGCTGGCTGAAGGGGAGCTTGACCTGTTGCTCCAACCAAATTTGTGGGGCAAAACTGTCAAACCAAAGGGCGATGAAATCATGGAGTCGATGATTTATCTCGTAAATGCCCACCCCTTCTATCACCCTTTCAGTGCCCTGAACCTCATAAACAACCCCTGcgcaaaaaaaagacagatctCCCTCTCTCAGGACAACCTGACCCATTCTCACTGTTCTGCCATTCAGTCCAGGAACACAGCAGACTTGTTGAAACTCTCAACAATGGTAATGGAAAAGTCATGCagtcaaacaaaaagaacaaatgtcTATAAACATGGAAATCCAGCTTCTCCTGGGGCGTACTGCACCCACAGGGGTTCCCGTGTCTCCTGATCTCCGCGGAGCTTGCCAGGCCTGTTTCGACTCCCTCATACAGGCGTGGTGCGGCGGTTCGCTGTGTTGGTGTGGCTTGAGTCTTTCAGGTCCTTCTGGATGCAGTTGTGGACTTGAAGGAAGTTGTGGTCCCTCTCAGAGTTGTAGGTGGCGGTGGGCGTACCAGAAGACTTGAGGGTGTCCCGGGGGAGCGTGTACATGGAGATTTCTGTGGATGGCAGCGCACTGAAGCCCTTTAGGCCCACCGGCGAGTTGTCGCGGGAATGTGATGGGTCTGTGGAGCGAGAAGAGGAGCGCGAGCGGCGCCTGTAGCGGTAGCGGTAGCTAGGGATCCGCGTTATGGCTGAGCCTTGGAGGTAGTCAGCTGCACGTGCCCCTATTCGCAGCTGTCGATGGCGGTCGATGAACATGTGCACGGCCAAGACGCCCACCATCTCAGCCATTATGAAGGAGAGGGCACCAAAGTAGAAGGACCAGCCGTATGAGTAGCTATTTTTCTTCGAGTCGCTTTTTGAAGGGTCCCCTGAATTGGCTGATATGTACACGATGATCCCGATAATGTTGCTTAAACCTGATGCATTGGAAGATGCACGTGGTGGCATACAAGAGAAGATGGAAGAGTGGTGGATAAAGGATCCAGGGGAaaagaagatggaggaaaaggaCAAAGAGAAAAGACACAAGTATCAGTTGAGATGAACCCATAGCAGTAGGCTATACTTCTTCTTTATATACAGTATCTGATTGGTGCACTGTACCAAGTGCACTAATCCTGTCCAGCTCTCCATCCAACATGACAGTAGACTTAATATTTGCCCTTGCAGCAAGAAAACAGGGCAGTGACATGTCTTGTTGCAGATCATTTGGGACAAGGCATAAAGTAATCCAAAACTGTGTTCTGTGTTAGAGCTCATCATACACATACAGCAAAGACTGTAGGCTTTGACTTGTTAGTTTAGTCACACACAGAGACATTTTGTGTCATAGCATATCTTGAAAGATGGATCATAGGGAAAGTGTGTCAGGGACACCATATTTTTAGAGATAAGTCCCAATGGGTGACTTTTAGCCCAGCAACAGGATCaagagaaaagacaaaagaagaagtggctTATGGGAGATATATCTGCAGCGTTCAATTTGAACAATACATTAAACAACACAGGCTTTAAAGCCAGTTAAGACTGTTTTAAACGTTTTAATTTATCTTGTGCTATATTTTTAGTCTTACAGCAGTGGGGAATGATAACTACTTAGGGGATTACTCCAACATTGTGAGAGGAGGTTGAGACTATTAACGCACTTAGTGAGCAGTAAACATGAAGATGATTGTTTTCAGTCAGATTGAGGCTAGTTCTATCTCCTGTTTCGAGACTTCTACTGAGTTAAAAAGTTTGAGGCTGTAACCTTATTGTGCTTCAGAAATGAGAGtggcacattttttattttctagtcTATGTCTCCAACAGAAATGATAAATCAATCATCGTTaactttttttgtcttaaatTGAATATGAGATTGGAATAAAGGAAATGGGAATATAGTGAACTGTGACTTAAAATAATACGCTACAGGGTCCTAAATGGCCCTTTTGCCTTCCTTATTCTGGCACCATTGGCCACCCCCAATAGAAAGGCACCCATGACATTGTATCTGAAGATAAGAGCAAAGACAAAAAccattacattttaaatgattgCCTCTGATAAGTAGCAAATGTTGACAAGGAAATGTAAACTATGAAAGAGGTGGTAAAATTAAAAACATAATGGTGGTGATTGATTAAGCTGTTGCCTGCATATAAGTGAGAGCCTTTCATTATGAAATAGCTTCATATAGTATTCATAGAGTTTTGTGAAAGCAGCGGTCAGTAATTGTTCACTTAAAACTGTTCAAATACAAGAACCCATGTTTAGAATGGCGATACCTCATAAATCTCCTTCCGACTGCCTCATTTGGTTGGTGTTCGACTCACCTGCAGACACAAAGAAGATCCCTGCACTGAGGATGATGTTGTGGCGTGACTTGTAGAACTCACTGGCAGCTATACACAGGCCTCCCATGAAGAGAAGGATGACACTGAGGATGGGGAAGATGCTGGAGGCTCGCACCGCACCTGGAAGTCAGTGGAGGACATGAACCATGAATAAAAAGGAGGGAAGGAGGTGATGGGAGAATGGGATGTGATTGGGTGTACACACAGAAAGGACAGCCAAAGGGGCAACAAAGAAAGAGGGGAAATGCGAGGGAGTGACAAAGACAGAAAAGCACATTAGGATCCATTTCAGCATCTGGTCCTTGTGGATGAGCATATCCTAATCAACACCCCATCAGGCCCGTGAAAGACTCCATCAACACTGTCTGTTGAGTGTGTATCCCCACAGCGAGCCTGCTACCCCACCTTATGTAATCACACTGTGGACTCTACCTCTCTCTTGCTCTGATCACTAACCAGAAGTAACTGGTTGCTTTACATTACTTCATGTGACAAGCAGTCAACAAAAGTGGTATAATGCTCTGGAATGTGTATGAGCTTGGCTGCAGTGCAGAGAGAAGCCGTCAGTgtgaaacaaaataacattcttACAGCCAATTATCAATAATCAGAAACTTTAAGTGGGGTATGATGTTACTTCTGAGGTCAAGTCAATGTCAGAGAAAGGCTGCTTGGCCCACCAAGGTGTCAGGTGTAAAAGTTCCGAAAAAGACCATTGTTTGGGCCATGTAGCAGAAACTCAGTCAGCCCCTGCCATCCTGCAGACTTCTTCTCCACCCATCCCTCCCCCTCTCTTCTATTTAACATGCACACTTAAACTTTCATCAGGCTGGTTAAATTTTCACCACTTCACCTCATCTCCCCAAGTGGTTGCCATCTCAGCACTTTTCCCACTTTCTCCCCAAAGTGCTGACGCCAGGTTGGGTGGCTCTCTGCTGAACTTGGCTGCCTGTACCTCCACAGGGACCATCCGGGGGTCCCAGCGGCCCATCTGCCTGCCTACGTGCTGCCATTCATCACTGCCCTCACCCCCTTGCTCTCTATCCTGCATTCGTTTATCCCTAACACCTTAAGGCGGCTGGACGGCTCGGAAAGTCACCCTGAGCCAACAGGCGAACTGAAAGGCAGCTGTTAACAGCTCCAATGACAACCGGTAGCCCCAGCTGGCTGGATGCTCAACTCTATCAGGCACTCATCATAAGAAGAATTAGTGATTGATGAGGCTTTGATGCTGCTTGGTGCTTCATGCACTGATATATTACATACAGCAGCTATACAACAGCTACCGTAGCTATTAGTCTGTGTTAATGTGGCATCCTCTGCTACAAGAAGGGTCTCTGGAGGCAGaactgaagcacagcagagagggaagtGGAGGGATGTGCAAGTTATATTCATTCAAATGATCAACATTTTTCCATCTCCTTTTTATGGTTGCTAAGTGCTGCTTTGACACAGTATCAAA is drawn from Odontesthes bonariensis isolate fOdoBon6 chromosome 21, fOdoBon6.hap1, whole genome shotgun sequence and contains these coding sequences:
- the cacng2a gene encoding calcium channel, voltage-dependent, gamma subunit 2a, which codes for MECGNMGLFDRGVQMLLTTVGAFAAFSLMTIAVGTDYWLYSRGVCRSKSMSENETSKKNEEVMTHSGLWRTCCLEGNFKGMCKQIDHFPEETSADPSEYFLRAVRASSIFPILSVILLFMGGLCIAASEFYKSRHNIILSAGIFFVSAGLSNIIGIIVYISANSGDPSKSDSKKNSYSYGWSFYFGALSFIMAEMVGVLAVHMFIDRHRQLRIGARAADYLQGSAITRIPSYRYRYRRRSRSSSRSTDPSHSRDNSPVGLKGFSALPSTEISMYTLPRDTLKSSGTPTATYNSERDHNFLQVHNCIQKDLKDSSHTNTANRRTTPV